In Rahnella sikkimica, the following are encoded in one genomic region:
- the pepB gene encoding aminopeptidase PepB, producing MSSEVITHEAMSVFLSSQPADARWGEKATLSTDSEGITIHLKEGDALTAIARAARRIDGQGVKNVKLAGEGWDLENSWAFWQGFRGPKGTRNVEWAELSEDDTTTLKQRLKIIDWVRNTINTPAEDLSPEQLATRAVDLMCEFGNEKVSYRITKGEDLRQQSYMGIHTVGRGSDRQPVLLALDYNPSGDAEAPVYACLVGKGITFDTGGYSLKPSASMDSMKADMGGAATLTGALALAAANGLNKRVKLYLCCADNMVSGNALKLGDIIRYRNGKTVEVMNTDAEGRLVLADGLIDASAQNPELIIDAATLTGAAKTALGNDYHALFSFDDALVAELLESAKEEHEPFWRLPLEEFHRSHLPSNFAELNNIAGPSHTAGASTAAAFLSHFVTEYKKGWLHIDCSATYRKSAADQWSAGATGLGVRTVANLLLAKSK from the coding sequence ATGAGTTCCGAAGTAATCACCCATGAAGCCATGTCCGTGTTCCTTTCGTCCCAGCCAGCAGACGCCCGCTGGGGTGAGAAAGCCACGCTGAGCACCGATTCCGAAGGCATTACCATCCATCTGAAAGAGGGCGATGCGCTGACTGCGATTGCCCGTGCGGCACGCCGTATCGATGGTCAGGGCGTGAAAAACGTCAAACTGGCAGGCGAAGGCTGGGATCTCGAAAACAGCTGGGCTTTCTGGCAGGGTTTCCGTGGCCCGAAAGGCACGCGCAATGTGGAGTGGGCCGAGTTATCTGAAGATGACACCACCACGCTGAAACAACGCCTGAAAATTATCGACTGGGTGCGTAACACCATCAATACCCCGGCGGAAGATTTGTCTCCGGAACAACTGGCGACCCGCGCTGTCGATCTGATGTGTGAATTTGGTAACGAAAAAGTCAGCTACCGCATCACCAAAGGTGAAGATCTGCGTCAGCAAAGCTACATGGGCATCCACACGGTGGGCCGTGGCTCTGACCGCCAGCCGGTTCTGCTGGCACTGGATTACAACCCGTCCGGTGACGCAGAAGCCCCGGTTTACGCCTGTCTGGTCGGCAAAGGGATTACTTTTGACACCGGCGGCTACAGCCTGAAACCGAGCGCTTCCATGGACTCCATGAAAGCTGACATGGGCGGCGCGGCTACCCTGACCGGCGCACTGGCGCTGGCGGCGGCAAACGGCCTGAATAAACGTGTAAAACTGTATCTGTGCTGCGCCGACAATATGGTCAGCGGCAATGCGCTGAAACTGGGCGATATTATCCGCTATCGCAACGGTAAAACGGTTGAAGTGATGAACACCGACGCCGAAGGCCGTCTGGTGCTGGCCGATGGTTTGATCGACGCCTCTGCGCAAAATCCGGAACTGATCATTGACGCGGCAACGCTGACCGGTGCGGCCAAAACTGCATTGGGCAACGATTATCACGCGCTGTTCAGCTTTGATGATGCGCTGGTGGCTGAGCTGCTGGAAAGTGCGAAAGAAGAACACGAACCGTTCTGGCGTCTGCCGCTGGAAGAGTTCCACCGTTCGCATCTGCCTTCTAATTTTGCGGAACTGAACAACATCGCCGGTCCTTCGCATACGGCGGGCGCAAGTACAGCAGCGGCTTTCCTGTCTCATTTCGTCACTGAATATAAGAAAGGCTGGCTGCACATCGACTGTTCGGCAACTTACCGTAAAAGCGCGGCAGACCAGTGGTCTGCTGGTGCGACCGGTCTGGGTGTGCGTACCGTGGCGAACTTATTGTTAGCGAAGTCTAAATAA
- the sseB gene encoding enhanced serine sensitivity protein SseB, whose protein sequence is MSVPHDHLPSGAAAENGENELERLLRLSVTAPAWRPAFYQTLLDSTVFVLGDAGQDGAEKQGSVAITAGSELNILHWEKQDGSSIIPFFSSVDVLEKASAGESPDEQAFVALPARVLFEMTQGDELFLNPKSEYGKEFTPNEVTLLLSNGGLHAPSELMLDKESQLLIGQPEEYPSAMIDALTTLFTQKKPVRRAFMALIHDKAVDDQPNLLIGVEADGDEQEIDALIREAGNVASETSPDDRPVDFCIVSEKERGISHYLISHTQPFYQRKWGSWLRNIIPSSGQA, encoded by the coding sequence ATGAGTGTCCCACACGATCATCTCCCTTCGGGTGCCGCAGCGGAAAACGGAGAAAACGAGCTGGAGCGTCTGCTTCGCCTGTCCGTTACCGCACCTGCCTGGCGTCCGGCGTTTTACCAGACCTTGCTGGATTCTACCGTTTTCGTGCTGGGCGATGCCGGTCAGGATGGTGCAGAAAAGCAGGGCAGTGTGGCGATTACTGCCGGTAGCGAGCTTAATATCCTGCACTGGGAAAAACAGGATGGAAGCTCGATCATTCCTTTCTTCTCTTCAGTCGATGTGCTCGAAAAAGCCAGTGCGGGCGAAAGCCCGGACGAGCAGGCGTTTGTTGCGTTGCCAGCCCGCGTGTTGTTTGAAATGACGCAGGGCGATGAGCTGTTTCTGAATCCTAAATCGGAATACGGAAAGGAATTCACGCCAAACGAAGTGACGCTGCTGCTGAGTAACGGCGGTTTACATGCGCCGTCGGAGCTGATGCTGGATAAAGAAAGCCAGTTATTGATTGGTCAGCCGGAGGAATATCCTTCCGCAATGATTGATGCCTTAACGACGCTGTTCACTCAGAAAAAGCCGGTACGCCGGGCTTTTATGGCGCTGATCCACGATAAAGCCGTGGATGACCAGCCAAACCTGTTGATTGGCGTTGAAGCCGACGGCGATGAGCAGGAGATCGACGCGCTGATCCGCGAAGCCGGAAATGTGGCGAGTGAAACGTCCCCGGACGATCGCCCGGTGGATTTCTGTATCGTTTCCGAAAAAGAGCGTGGCATCAGCCACTATCTGATCAGCCATACGCAGCCGTTCTATCAGCGCAAGTGGGGCAGCTGGCTGCGCAACATTATTCCTTCATCCGGTCAGGCGTAA
- the ndk gene encoding nucleoside-diphosphate kinase gives MTIQRTFSIIKPNSVANNDIGAIYARFERAGFTIIASKMLKLTKEQAEGFYAEHKGRPFFDGLVEFMTSGPIMVQVLEGENAVQRNRDIMGATNPENALAGTLRADFADSFTANAVHGSDAVESAQREIAYFFTESEICPR, from the coding sequence ATGACTATCCAACGTACTTTCTCCATCATCAAGCCAAACTCCGTCGCTAACAACGATATCGGCGCTATCTACGCACGTTTCGAACGCGCAGGTTTCACTATCATCGCGTCTAAAATGCTGAAACTGACGAAAGAGCAGGCTGAAGGCTTCTACGCTGAACATAAAGGCCGTCCTTTCTTCGATGGTTTGGTTGAGTTCATGACGTCTGGCCCGATCATGGTTCAGGTTCTGGAAGGCGAAAATGCTGTTCAGCGTAACCGCGACATCATGGGCGCAACTAACCCAGAGAACGCGCTGGCCGGTACCCTGCGTGCAGACTTCGCTGACAGCTTCACCGCTAACGCTGTTCACGGTTCTGACGCTGTAGAATCTGCACAACGCGAAATCGCTTACTTCTTCACCGAAAGCGAAATCTGCCCGCGTTAA
- a CDS encoding bifunctional tRNA (adenosine(37)-C2)-methyltransferase TrmG/ribosomal RNA large subunit methyltransferase RlmN, producing the protein MLESNTPEHTLSENTPVSAEAVNTVVPPAAAKINLLDLNRKQMREFFLNMGEKPFRADQVMKWMYHYCSDDFEQMTDINKPLREKLARVAEIRAPEVASEQRSTDGTIKWAIQVGSQLVETVYIPDGERATLCVSSQVGCALECTFCSTAQQGFNRNLRVSEIIGQVWRAAKIIGAAKVTGTRPITNVVMMGMGEPLLNLNNVVPAMEIMLDDFGFGLSKRRVTLSTSGVVPALDKLGDMIDVALAISLHAPNDTIRDEIVPINRKYNIDTFLAAVERYISKSNANQGRVTIEYVMLDHINDGTEHAHELAERLKNTPCKINLIPWNPFPGAPYGRSSNSRIDRFSKVLMDYGFTVIVRKTRGDDIDAACGQLAGDVIDRTKRTLKKRMAGEQQISVKAV; encoded by the coding sequence ATGTTAGAATCAAACACGCCCGAGCATACCTTGTCTGAGAACACTCCCGTTTCCGCTGAAGCCGTAAACACAGTCGTGCCGCCTGCAGCCGCAAAAATTAACCTTCTTGACCTTAACCGCAAACAAATGCGCGAGTTCTTCCTCAACATGGGCGAGAAACCGTTCCGTGCTGACCAGGTCATGAAGTGGATGTACCACTACTGCAGCGATGATTTCGAGCAAATGACCGATATCAACAAGCCGCTGCGTGAAAAACTGGCCCGCGTTGCAGAAATTCGTGCGCCGGAAGTGGCGTCAGAACAACGTTCAACCGATGGCACCATCAAATGGGCAATCCAGGTGGGCAGCCAGTTGGTCGAAACCGTGTATATTCCGGACGGAGAACGTGCGACGCTTTGCGTTTCGTCTCAGGTAGGTTGTGCGCTGGAATGTACTTTCTGCTCAACCGCCCAGCAGGGTTTTAACCGCAACCTGCGCGTGTCCGAAATCATCGGCCAGGTGTGGCGTGCGGCAAAAATCATCGGTGCGGCAAAAGTAACCGGTACGCGTCCTATCACCAACGTGGTGATGATGGGGATGGGCGAGCCTTTGCTGAACCTGAACAACGTGGTTCCGGCCATGGAAATCATGCTGGACGATTTCGGTTTTGGTCTGTCTAAACGTCGCGTTACGCTCTCCACCTCCGGTGTAGTGCCTGCGCTGGATAAGCTCGGTGACATGATTGACGTGGCGCTGGCGATTTCCCTGCATGCGCCAAATGACACCATCCGCGACGAAATCGTGCCGATTAACCGCAAATACAATATCGATACGTTCCTGGCAGCCGTTGAGCGTTATATTAGTAAATCCAACGCTAATCAGGGCCGCGTGACCATCGAATATGTCATGCTCGACCACATCAATGATGGCACCGAACATGCGCATGAACTGGCCGAGCGCCTGAAAAATACGCCGTGCAAAATCAACCTGATCCCCTGGAACCCGTTCCCCGGCGCACCTTATGGTCGCAGCTCCAACAGCCGTATTGACCGCTTCTCAAAAGTGCTGATGGATTACGGTTTTACGGTGATTGTGCGTAAAACACGTGGCGATGACATTGATGCCGCCTGTGGTCAGCTGGCGGGCGACGTGATCGACCGTACTAAACGTACGCTGAAGAAAAGAATGGCAGGCGAGCAGCAGATTTCCGTAAAAGCCGTGTAG
- the pilW gene encoding type IV pilus biogenesis/stability protein PilW, producing the protein MTMKGSVKLLIAAGISVALLAGCSGTPKETQQATGASQTRLELGMEYLSQGNMDAAKQNLQKAVDGAPDDYRTQLGMALYEQKIGDQNAAQSRYQQALKLAPQNGTVMNNYGAFLCSLGQYVPAQQQFSAAANAPDYGQVADSLENAGYCFLKANQNEEARVLLSRALKADPDKGAPLLTEATKEFGKGNRAQAKLLLDVYQHVLPATAESIMLQIRFAALAGNPDSVQRYGKQLARSYPQSQQYQQFLANEY; encoded by the coding sequence ATGACAATGAAGGGCAGTGTGAAGTTGCTGATTGCAGCGGGGATTTCCGTTGCACTGCTGGCGGGGTGCTCAGGTACGCCGAAGGAAACGCAACAGGCCACGGGCGCGTCGCAAACGCGTCTGGAACTGGGGATGGAATATCTGTCTCAGGGTAATATGGACGCGGCGAAGCAGAATTTACAGAAAGCTGTCGATGGCGCGCCGGACGATTACCGCACTCAGCTGGGAATGGCACTTTACGAGCAAAAAATCGGCGATCAGAATGCAGCTCAAAGCCGCTACCAGCAAGCGCTGAAGCTGGCACCGCAAAATGGCACTGTGATGAATAATTACGGTGCGTTTTTGTGTAGTTTAGGGCAGTATGTACCCGCACAACAGCAGTTTAGCGCTGCAGCTAATGCCCCTGATTACGGTCAGGTCGCTGACAGTCTGGAAAATGCAGGCTACTGTTTTCTGAAGGCCAATCAGAATGAGGAAGCGCGAGTGTTACTAAGCCGGGCATTAAAAGCTGATCCCGATAAAGGCGCACCCTTGCTGACTGAGGCAACCAAAGAATTTGGGAAAGGGAACCGCGCTCAGGCGAAACTATTACTGGATGTATATCAACATGTTCTGCCAGCCACAGCTGAAAGCATCATGTTACAAATTCGATTCGCTGCGTTAGCGGGCAATCCGGATAGCGTTCAACGCTACGGTAAGCAGCTTGCGCGTAGTTATCCACAATCTCAACAGTACCAGCAGTTCTTAGCTAATGAATACTGA
- the rodZ gene encoding cytoskeleton protein RodZ yields MNTEASQENNVKLTTGERLRQAREQLGLSHQAVAERLCLKVSTIRQIEEETTPADLAPTFLRGYLRSYAKLVHVPEEELLALIGKQAPIKVPKVASMQGFSLGKSRKKRDGWLMGFTWLVVFVVIGLTGAWWWQNHQAQQQEIATMADQSSAQLNQDNGQGQAVALGDNANSAPTTEDTSSAPATGPQNSIPLNTTTAPATTAGNAPAAMASQAPAAVSTSQPATTAENGLPTGNAQTAAVAGTDPQAVALTFKADCWLQIDDASGKTLFSGVKKGGESLSVKGTAPYKLKIGAPGAVEIQFQGKPVDLSRFVKSSRVARLTLAAE; encoded by the coding sequence ATGAATACTGAAGCCTCCCAAGAAAATAATGTAAAACTGACCACAGGCGAACGTCTGCGTCAGGCTCGTGAACAGTTAGGTCTCAGTCATCAGGCCGTTGCAGAACGCCTGTGTCTGAAAGTCTCGACTATTCGCCAAATCGAAGAAGAAACGACGCCGGCCGATCTTGCGCCGACATTCCTGCGCGGTTATCTGCGCTCTTACGCCAAGCTGGTGCATGTTCCTGAAGAGGAATTGTTAGCTCTGATTGGTAAACAAGCACCCATTAAAGTGCCGAAAGTCGCTTCAATGCAGGGTTTTTCCCTCGGTAAGTCTCGTAAGAAACGTGATGGCTGGCTGATGGGCTTTACCTGGCTGGTGGTGTTTGTTGTAATCGGTCTGACCGGTGCATGGTGGTGGCAAAATCACCAGGCGCAGCAGCAGGAAATTGCCACCATGGCTGACCAGTCTTCTGCGCAACTGAATCAGGATAATGGTCAGGGGCAAGCCGTAGCACTGGGTGATAACGCGAACTCTGCGCCGACAACAGAAGATACGTCTTCTGCTCCGGCGACCGGGCCGCAGAACAGTATCCCGCTCAATACCACGACGGCACCTGCAACAACCGCAGGCAATGCTCCGGCTGCAATGGCTTCCCAAGCGCCTGCAGCGGTTTCTACCAGCCAGCCAGCAACAACGGCTGAGAATGGTCTGCCAACCGGTAATGCGCAAACTGCCGCAGTAGCAGGTACAGATCCACAAGCTGTTGCTTTGACTTTCAAAGCTGACTGCTGGTTACAAATCGATGACGCATCAGGTAAAACCCTGTTCAGCGGCGTCAAAAAAGGTGGTGAGTCTCTCAGCGTTAAGGGCACTGCGCCGTATAAGCTGAAAATCGGTGCTCCGGGTGCGGTGGAAATCCAATTCCAGGGCAAACCGGTTGATTTAAGTCGTTTTGTAAAATCAAGCCGTGTTGCACGCCTGACTTTAGCTGCCGAGTAA
- the ispG gene encoding flavodoxin-dependent (E)-4-hydroxy-3-methylbut-2-enyl-diphosphate synthase has translation MHNQAPITRRKSTRIYVGKVPVGDGAPIAVQSMTNTRTTDVAATVAQIKSLERVGVDIVRVSVPTMDAAEAFKLIKQQVNVPLVADIHFDYRIALQVAEYGVDCLRINPGNIGNESRIRSVVDCARDKNIPIRIGVNGGSLEKDIQEKYGEPTPQALLESAMRHVDILDRLNFDQFKVSVKASDVFLAVESYRLLAKQIVQPLHLGITEAGGLRAGSVKSAIGLGLLLSEGIGDTLRISLAADPVEEVKVGFDILKSLRIRSRGINFIACPTCSRQEFDVIGTVNALEQRLEDLITPMDVSIIGCVVNGPGEALVSTIGVTGGHNKSGFYEDGVRQRERFDNTDMIDQLEAKIRAKAAIMDESKRIVINHLEK, from the coding sequence ATGCATAACCAAGCACCCATTACCCGTCGCAAATCAACCCGGATTTATGTCGGCAAGGTGCCTGTAGGTGACGGAGCGCCGATTGCTGTGCAATCGATGACCAACACCCGCACCACAGACGTCGCGGCGACAGTCGCACAGATCAAATCACTGGAACGCGTGGGTGTCGATATTGTCCGTGTTTCCGTGCCTACGATGGATGCCGCAGAGGCATTCAAACTCATCAAGCAGCAGGTTAATGTCCCGCTGGTCGCTGATATCCATTTTGATTACCGCATCGCGCTGCAAGTTGCAGAATACGGCGTGGATTGCCTGCGTATTAATCCGGGCAATATCGGTAACGAATCCCGCATCCGCTCCGTAGTGGATTGTGCCCGCGACAAAAATATTCCTATCCGTATCGGTGTTAACGGCGGCTCTCTGGAAAAAGATATCCAGGAAAAGTACGGCGAACCTACGCCGCAAGCGCTGCTGGAATCCGCAATGCGTCACGTCGATATTCTCGACCGCCTCAACTTTGACCAGTTCAAAGTCAGCGTGAAAGCCTCTGATGTTTTCCTGGCCGTTGAGTCTTATCGCCTGCTGGCCAAACAAATCGTTCAGCCTTTGCACCTCGGGATCACGGAAGCGGGCGGTTTACGCGCCGGTTCCGTCAAATCGGCTATCGGCCTGGGTTTACTGCTGTCAGAAGGTATCGGCGACACGCTGCGTATTTCACTGGCGGCCGATCCTGTTGAAGAAGTGAAAGTCGGTTTTGATATCCTGAAGTCATTGCGCATCCGTTCCCGTGGGATCAACTTTATTGCCTGCCCGACCTGTTCGCGTCAGGAGTTTGATGTCATCGGCACGGTGAATGCGCTGGAACAGCGTCTGGAAGATCTCATTACGCCAATGGATGTTTCGATCATCGGTTGCGTGGTGAATGGCCCTGGAGAAGCGCTGGTCTCAACGATCGGTGTGACGGGCGGTCATAATAAAAGCGGTTTCTACGAAGATGGCGTTCGTCAGAGAGAGCGTTTTGATAACACAGATATGATTGACCAGTTAGAAGCAAAAATTCGCGCTAAAGCGGCGATTATGGATGAGAGTAAACGTATCGTTATCAATCATCTTGAAAAGTAA
- the hisS gene encoding histidine--tRNA ligase, whose protein sequence is MAKNIQAIRGMNDYLPEDTALWQRIEGTLKQVLGGYGYSEIRMPIVEQTPLFKRAIGEVTDVVEKEMYTFEDRNGESLTLRPEGTAGCVRAGIEHGLLYNQEQRLWYIGPMFRYERPQKGRYRQFNQLGVEVFGLQGPDVDAELILLSARWWRALGISEHVTLELNSIGSLEARANYRDALVAFLEQHKDALDEDCKRRMYSNPLRVLDSKNPEVQALLNDAPALGDYLDEESREHFAGLCELLEQSGIPYTVNQRLVRGLDYYNRTVFEWVTSSLGAQGTVCAGGRYDGLVEQLGGRATPAVGFAMGLERLVLLVQAVNPDFKAPATVDAYVISSGAGTQSAAMQLAETLRDAMPELKVMTNYGGGNFKKQFARADKWGARVALVLGEDEVANLQVVVKDLQSGTQETLAQSELAARLASMLG, encoded by the coding sequence GTGGCAAAGAATATCCAGGCCATTCGCGGCATGAACGACTATCTGCCTGAAGACACGGCATTATGGCAACGTATCGAAGGTACGTTGAAACAAGTGCTCGGCGGTTACGGCTACAGTGAAATCCGTATGCCGATTGTAGAGCAGACCCCATTGTTTAAACGCGCTATCGGGGAAGTGACCGATGTCGTGGAAAAAGAAATGTATACTTTTGAAGACCGCAACGGCGAAAGCCTGACGCTGCGTCCTGAAGGTACGGCTGGCTGTGTACGCGCCGGTATCGAACATGGTCTGCTGTACAATCAGGAACAACGTCTGTGGTACATCGGCCCGATGTTCCGTTACGAGCGTCCGCAAAAAGGCCGCTATCGTCAGTTTAATCAGTTGGGTGTGGAAGTCTTTGGCCTGCAGGGCCCGGACGTTGACGCTGAACTGATCCTCCTGAGTGCCCGCTGGTGGCGTGCGCTGGGTATTTCTGAACACGTTACGCTGGAGCTGAACTCTATCGGCTCTCTGGAAGCCCGCGCCAACTATCGTGATGCACTGGTGGCTTTCCTGGAACAGCATAAAGACGCGCTGGATGAAGACTGCAAACGTCGTATGTACAGCAATCCGCTGCGCGTGCTGGACTCCAAAAATCCGGAGGTTCAGGCGTTATTAAACGACGCGCCGGCGCTCGGTGACTATCTTGATGAAGAATCAAGAGAACACTTTGCAGGTCTGTGTGAACTTTTAGAGCAGTCTGGTATCCCATATACGGTTAATCAGCGACTTGTGCGCGGTTTGGATTATTACAACCGCACGGTATTCGAATGGGTAACCAGCAGCCTGGGGGCGCAGGGCACTGTTTGTGCCGGTGGCCGTTATGACGGGCTGGTAGAACAATTAGGGGGCCGTGCAACACCTGCCGTCGGTTTTGCGATGGGGCTGGAGCGTCTGGTCTTACTGGTTCAGGCTGTTAATCCAGATTTCAAAGCGCCTGCGACGGTAGACGCTTATGTGATTTCGTCTGGCGCGGGGACGCAAAGTGCGGCGATGCAACTGGCTGAAACACTGCGTGATGCAATGCCTGAACTGAAAGTGATGACTAACTACGGTGGCGGTAACTTCAAGAAGCAATTTGCCCGTGCTGATAAATGGGGCGCACGCGTTGCCCTGGTACTGGGTGAAGATGAAGTCGCTAACCTGCAGGTTGTGGTAAAAGACCTGCAAAGTGGAACGCAAGAAACGCTGGCGCAAAGCGAACTCGCTGCGCGTCTGGCTTCGATGTTGGGTTAA
- a CDS encoding YfgM family protein, with translation MEVYTTENEQVDAVRRFFAENGKALAIGVVLGIAALSGWRFWQSHQDSALTEASASFQKANQSLTANSAQGVADLEKFAQSNENTYGVLAALQLADHFVETKDFANAEKQLAQAQGHAKEDNFRSLVNLRLARVQMQQGKFDDALKTLDGVKGEGWVAMQQGIRGDVLLAKGDAKGAREAYSKGIDSKPSQTLQTMLRMKLNNLAS, from the coding sequence GTGGAAGTCTATACCACTGAGAATGAACAGGTTGATGCTGTACGTCGCTTCTTTGCCGAAAACGGTAAAGCGCTGGCTATTGGCGTAGTTCTGGGTATTGCAGCCCTGAGCGGCTGGCGTTTCTGGCAGAGCCATCAGGACTCAGCCTTGACGGAAGCCTCTGCGTCTTTCCAGAAAGCGAATCAGTCGCTGACCGCAAATAGCGCTCAGGGCGTAGCTGACCTCGAAAAGTTTGCGCAGAGCAATGAGAACACTTACGGGGTGCTTGCCGCGCTGCAACTGGCCGATCATTTCGTGGAAACGAAAGATTTCGCCAATGCTGAAAAGCAACTGGCACAGGCGCAAGGCCATGCTAAAGAAGATAATTTCCGTTCGCTGGTGAATTTACGTCTGGCTCGTGTCCAGATGCAGCAGGGCAAATTTGATGATGCACTCAAAACGTTAGACGGCGTGAAGGGTGAAGGCTGGGTGGCAATGCAGCAAGGCATCCGCGGTGATGTTCTGCTGGCAAAAGGCGATGCAAAAGGCGCTCGCGAAGCCTACAGCAAAGGAATTGATTCTAAACCCTCTCAAACGCTGCAAACCATGCTGCGTATGAAATTGAACAACTTAGCCAGCTAA
- the bamB gene encoding outer membrane protein assembly factor BamB, with protein sequence MQLRKTLLVGWVSVALLSGCSLFNSEEDVVKMSPLPKVENQFTPTKVWSKSVGNGVGEYYSNLHPAWQDNTIYAADRFGVVKALDADSGKEKWSINLSEKTGFLSSNISAQLSGGLTVSGDHVYVGSEKAVVYALNTADGKIAWQTKVAGEALSRPVVSDGLVLVHTGNGMLQGLSESDGTIQWTANLDMPTLSLRGESAPAVAFGAAIVGGDNGRVSAVLMKEGQLIWQQRISQTTGTTEIDRLSDVDTTPVIVDGVVYALAYNGNLVAMDLRSGQVAWKRDVGSVNDIIVDGGRIYLVDQDDRVMALDTQGGVSLWRQSDLLHRNLTAPVLFNGYLVVGDSEGYLHWINTSDGRFVAQQKVDSDGFLSAPIVASDKLVVQAKGGEVYSFTR encoded by the coding sequence ATGCAATTGCGTAAAACACTCTTGGTAGGATGGGTTTCTGTTGCCCTGCTAAGTGGCTGTTCATTGTTTAACAGCGAAGAAGACGTTGTGAAAATGTCCCCGCTGCCAAAAGTTGAAAACCAGTTCACTCCGACGAAAGTCTGGAGTAAATCTGTCGGTAATGGCGTAGGCGAATACTACTCCAACCTGCATCCTGCCTGGCAGGACAACACGATCTATGCCGCCGACCGCTTTGGTGTAGTGAAAGCACTGGATGCGGACAGCGGGAAGGAAAAATGGAGCATTAACCTGTCTGAAAAAACCGGTTTCCTCTCCAGCAACATCTCCGCTCAGCTTTCCGGTGGCCTGACGGTTTCCGGTGATCATGTTTACGTCGGCAGCGAAAAAGCTGTGGTTTATGCATTGAACACGGCTGATGGTAAAATTGCATGGCAGACCAAAGTGGCGGGCGAAGCGTTATCCCGCCCGGTCGTCAGTGATGGTCTGGTTCTGGTGCATACCGGCAACGGTATGTTGCAGGGCCTGAGCGAGTCCGATGGTACAATCCAGTGGACGGCTAACCTTGATATGCCAACGCTCTCCCTGCGCGGCGAATCTGCGCCTGCGGTTGCGTTTGGTGCGGCGATTGTCGGCGGTGATAACGGTCGCGTAAGCGCTGTGCTGATGAAAGAAGGTCAGTTGATCTGGCAGCAACGTATTTCTCAGACCACCGGGACGACTGAAATCGACCGTCTGAGCGATGTGGATACCACGCCAGTTATCGTTGATGGCGTTGTCTATGCGCTGGCTTACAACGGCAATCTGGTGGCGATGGATTTGCGTTCTGGTCAGGTTGCATGGAAACGCGATGTGGGTTCAGTGAATGACATCATCGTGGATGGCGGCCGTATTTATCTGGTCGATCAGGATGACCGCGTCATGGCGCTTGATACTCAGGGCGGCGTGAGCCTGTGGCGTCAAAGTGATTTGCTGCACCGTAATCTGACGGCACCTGTGCTGTTTAATGGTTACCTTGTGGTCGGCGATTCCGAAGGTTATCTGCACTGGATCAACACCTCTGATGGCCGTTTCGTGGCTCAGCAGAAAGTTGACAGCGACGGCTTCCTGAGCGCGCCAATTGTGGCAAGCGACAAGCTGGTTGTGCAGGCGAAAGGCGGCGAAGTTTACTCCTTCACACGCTGA